From Saccharibacillus brassicae:
CCGCTTCGGGTGCCGCGGACGCTCTCGAAGCGGCCAGAGCCGCCGCTCCCCGCCGCTCCGGAGAAGCCCGGCCCGTCTGCCCGGGCCGACGCCCGCAGGGCCAGGCCGAGGGCGGCCAGCAGCGCGGCTTTGACGAGCAGCTCGTAGCCGGGCTCGGCCGCCCGATGCTCCGATACGACGCCGAGCAGTTGGCGGCGCAGCTTCGCGGCGGCTTCCCGGGCGTAAAAAGAACGCAGGGCAAGCCGCCCTTCGAGCAGGGGACGCACGTAACGCGTCTCCGTATGGTCGAGCGCGTGGTTGCGCAGCAGCGCCTCGCCGAACACGAGCGCGTGCAGTCGGCTGCCCGCTTCGAGCGGGAACGCCGCATGCAGCTGTTTCGCGTTCACGAACGCGCAGTCGCCCGCCGCCAGCTCGCGCAGCTGGCTGCCGACCTGTACGCTGAACCGTCCGCTTGCGACGACGATCCATTCCAGATGCTCGTGCCAATGCGGCGGAATACAGAACATGTCCGGGTCCGATTCTTGAATCCGGAACACGTTCAGCGGAAAAGTGCGATCCGGGATCACCGTATGCTCGCGCCGCCAGCCGTCCTTTTCCGCCTGCGCCGAACCATCCGTCTGCGCCGAACCGTCCGTCTCCGCCGAACCATCCGCCTGCACCGCTCCGTCCGCCGGCGCCGAACTGCCCGCCTCCACCGAACCGTCCGTCCCCGCCACCCCGTCCGCCCAATCCGCCCCGCCACCCTCTTTTCCAAGCGTTCCCGCCATCGTCCATGCCTCCTTGTCCGGTCCGACCGGCCCGGCCGCTTTTTCCCGAAACGTAATCCTGTCCCATATCCCCGTATTCTACGCCCTGCCGCCCGATCCTGCTTCCGCGGTATAATGATCTCGCATAAGATAACGCTTACAACACTCAATCCATGTCAGGGAGGGAACACTATCATGCTGCAAGCACAAGAACGGGCGCTGATCTGGACCTACGACCACGAGACGCTGCGGATCGAACCGTGGGGACCGAACGCTTTTCGCGTGCGGGCGTCCAAAGACAGGCTGCACGACGACGACTGGGCGCTGCTGCCGGCGGGAGAACCTGCGGCCAACGCGTCGGTCACGGTGTCGGCAGACGGACGAAGCGCGACTATCGTCAACGGGAAGATCCGGGCGGACGTCGAGCGGGACGGCCGGATTACGTTTACGGACGAGAGCGGCAAA
This genomic window contains:
- a CDS encoding helix-turn-helix transcriptional regulator; translated protein: MAGTLGKEGGGADWADGVAGTDGSVEAGSSAPADGAVQADGSAETDGSAQTDGSAQAEKDGWRREHTVIPDRTFPLNVFRIQESDPDMFCIPPHWHEHLEWIVVASGRFSVQVGSQLRELAAGDCAFVNAKQLHAAFPLEAGSRLHALVFGEALLRNHALDHTETRYVRPLLEGRLALRSFYAREAAAKLRRQLLGVVSEHRAAEPGYELLVKAALLAALGLALRASARADGPGFSGAAGSGGSGRFESVRGTRSGAGADSVVYPLLLHLSERFREPIDVAAAAGLCCVTPTYFCHVFKRSTGRTLTEYVNMLRIQEAEALLRSGGHTVQEIARSVGYGDAGYFARVFRKFKNTSPGRYAEANRKAEGRG